In a single window of the Dryobates pubescens isolate bDryPub1 chromosome Z, bDryPub1.pri, whole genome shotgun sequence genome:
- the NET1 gene encoding neuroepithelial cell-transforming gene 1 protein has product MVAHDELGGLLPIKRTIRVIDAQNQSFREQEEPSNKRVRPLSRVTSLANLISPVRNGAVRRFGQTIQSFTLRSDSKSPACAQKPCSRSAAPTPPKRRNSVLWSEMLDVNMKESLSTKEIKRQEAIYEMSRGEQDLIEDLKLARKAYHDPMLKLSIMSEEELTHIFGDLDSYIPLHEDLLASLGEATNPDGTVEQIGPILVKWLPRLHAYKGYCSNQLAAKALLDQKKQDRRVQDFLQRCLESPFSRKLDLWSFLDIPRSRLVKYPLLLKEILRHTPKDHPDIQILEEAISIIQGVLSDINLKKGESECQYYIDKLEYLDEKQKDPRIEGSKALLCHGELKNKNGHKLYVFLFQDVLVLTRPVTRNERQAYQVYRQPIPVQELILEDLQDGDVKMGGSFRGAFGNSDKAKNIFRVRFQDPSPGQSHTLQANDVFHKQQWVNCIRTAIAPFQPAAAAAELKDLPELSEECEENNPSVPNIRAQRRQSAMSGITEMELDENTSECGSTLDSEETKGAKTHRTSSGHRKSREKQLSGKRKETLV; this is encoded by the exons GAGCCAAGCAATAAGCGGGTTCGGCCGCTGTCACGGGTCACATCCCTGGCCAACTTGATCTCTCCTGTCAGAAATGGTGCAGTTCGGCGCTTTGGGCAGACAATACAG TCATTCACCCTTCGCAGCGACAGCAAATCCCCTGCCTGCGCCCAGAAGCCATGCAGCAGGTCTGCTGCTCCTACTCCTCCTAAACGAAGGAACAGCGTGCTCTGGTCTGAGATGTTAGATGTCAACATGAAAGAATCCTTGAGCACCAAAGAAATCAAGCGCCAGGAG gcaaTCTATGAGATGTCCAGGGGAGAACAGGACTTAATCGAGGACCTAAAGCTTGCCAGAAAG GCCTATCACGATCCCATGCTGAAACTCTCTATCATGTCTGAGGAGGAGCTCACCCACATATTTGGGGACTTGGATTCTTACATTCCTCTGCATGAAG ACTTGTTGGCAAGTTTAGGAGAAGCAACCAACCCAGATGGAACAGTGGAGCAGATTGGGCCCATTCTTGTGAAGTGG TTACCACGGCTCCATGCCTATAAAGGTTATTGTAGCAATCAGCTGGCAGCCAAAGCACTTCTGGATCAGAAGAAGCAGGACCGCAGAGTGCAGGACTTCCTTCAGCGCTGCCTCGAGTCTCCCTTCAGCCGCAAGCTAGACCTCTGGAGCTTCTTGGACATCCCTCGAAGCCGACTGGTCAAGTACCCACTGCTCCTGAAAGAGATCCTGAGGCACACTCCCAAAGACCATCCTGATATCCAGATTCTGGAAGAAGCC ATATCTATAATCCAAGGAGTCCTGTCTGACATCAACCTGAAGAAGGGGGAGTCAGAGTGCCAGTACTACATTGACAAGCTGGAGTACCTGGATGAGAAGCAGAAGGACCCGAGGATTGAAGGCAGCAAAGCTTTACTGTGCCACGGGGAGCTGAAGAATAAAAATGGACAT AAACTCTACGTCTTCCTCTTCCAAGACGTCCTGGTGTTGACCCGGCCAGTCACTCGCAATGAGCGTCAGGCCTACCAAGTGTAcaggcagcccatccctgtCCAGGAGCTGATCCTTGAAGACCTGCAGGATGGTGATGTGAAAATGGGAGGGTCCTTCCGAGGAGCTTTTGGCAATTCTGATAAAG CTAAAAATATCTTCCGAGTTCGTTTCCAAGATCCCTCTCCGGGCCAGTCCCACACGCTGCAGGCCAACGACGTCTTCCACAAGCAGCAGTGGGTCAACTGCATCCGAACCGCCATCGCTCCCTTCCagccggccgccgccgccgccgagcTGAAGGACCTGCCCGAGCTGAGCGAAGAGTGCGAGGAGAACAACCCCTCCGTGCCCAACATCAGAGCCCAGCGGAGGCAGTCGGCCATGTCTGGCATCACCGAGATGGAGCTCGATGAAAACACGTCCGAGTGCGGCTCCACCTTGGACTCGGAGGAAACCAAAGGCGCCAAAACCCACAGAACATCGTCTGGGCACAGGaaaagcagggagaagcagctgagtgggaagaggaaagaaacctTGGTGTGA
- the LOC128899435 gene encoding calmodulin, striated muscle: MAERLSEEQIAEFKEAFSLFDRDGDGCITTKELGTVMRALGQNPTEAELQGMVGELDADGSGTVDFPEFLSLMARKMRDTDSEEEIREAFRVFDKDGNGYISAAELRHVMTNLGEKLTDEEVDEMIKEADCNNDGQVNYEEFVRMMTEK, from the coding sequence ATGGCCGAGCGCCTCTCGGAGGAGCAGATCGCGGAGTTCAAGGAGGCTTTCTCCCTCTTTGACCGGGATGGGGACGGCTGCATCACCACCAAGGAGCTGGGCACCGTCATGCGCGCCCTGGGGCAGAACCCCACCGAGGCGGAGCTGCAGGGCATGGTGGGGGAGCTGGACGCCGACGGCAGCGGCACCGTCGACTTCCCCGAGTTCCTGTCGTTGATGGCGAGGAAGATGCGGGACACGGACAGCGAGGAGGAGATCCGCGAGGCCTTCCGCGTCTTCGACAAGGACGGCAACGGCTACATCAGCGCAGCCGAGCTGCGGCACGTCATGACCAACCTGGGCGAGAAGCTGACGGACGAGGAGGTGGATGAGATGATCAAGGAGGCCGACTGCAACAACGACGGCCAGGTCAATTACGAGGAGTTCGTGAGGATGATGACGGAGAAGTGA